From a single Gammaproteobacteria bacterium genomic region:
- a CDS encoding S1C family serine protease, translated as MITEIKADVCYPLIGWGDYSTVKGKGSIKVEWQIYSRLNREVVHRVTTFGASQISASDDAEAYDILLGAFAQATHNLLADQGFHNLVMGHVEKKDAQIADSSIVIRSPVVSKKSIQNKLNDIRAATVVINAGEGHGSGAIVGSDGYVLTNVHVVRGAKFVKVGIATGREILGEVIRINKRRDVALVKVEEKNLPAIAIEFSEPAIGHDVYAIGAPLEGSLSTTVSKGIVSAYRDRDGLKHIQSDVNIQLGSSGGPLLNQNGNLVGIAQSGIVFDGASTGLNFFIPIRDALRFLNIQLKYQN; from the coding sequence GTGATTACTGAGATAAAGGCAGATGTATGTTATCCACTTATAGGTTGGGGCGATTACAGCACTGTTAAAGGTAAGGGATCGATTAAAGTCGAGTGGCAGATCTACTCTCGCTTGAATAGAGAAGTTGTACACCGAGTAACTACATTTGGTGCTAGCCAGATAAGCGCAAGCGACGATGCAGAGGCATATGACATCTTGCTAGGCGCATTCGCTCAGGCAACACATAACTTGTTGGCTGACCAAGGTTTTCATAACCTTGTCATGGGTCACGTCGAGAAGAAGGATGCTCAGATTGCCGACTCATCAATAGTTATAAGGTCTCCAGTAGTGTCTAAGAAGTCGATTCAAAACAAATTGAATGATATACGGGCTGCGACTGTGGTTATTAATGCTGGCGAAGGTCATGGCAGTGGAGCTATTGTTGGTTCCGATGGATATGTTTTAACAAATGTACATGTAGTTCGCGGTGCAAAGTTCGTAAAGGTAGGAATTGCAACTGGCCGAGAGATATTGGGAGAAGTAATTCGTATTAATAAGCGACGAGATGTTGCGCTCGTCAAAGTGGAAGAGAAAAACTTACCCGCAATTGCTATTGAGTTTAGTGAGCCGGCTATTGGTCATGACGTGTATGCCATTGGAGCTCCGTTGGAGGGGAGTCTGAGTACAACGGTGTCAAAAGGTATTGTTAGCGCGTATAGAGATCGCGATGGTCTTAAGCACATTCAGAGCGATGTCAATATTCAACTGGGTAGTAGTGGTGGACCACTACTAAATCAGAACGGAAATTTGGTTGGAATAGCCCAATCTGGGATAGTTTTTGATGGAGCATCGACCGGGTTGAATTTTTTCATCCCAATCAGAGATGCACTTCGATTTCTCAATATTCAGCTTAAGTACCAAAATTAA
- a CDS encoding NAD(P)-dependent oxidoreductase yields MGSKPKLGFLGLGLMGSQMTKRLIKNGYQVTGFDPDPDKMIGAVANGVIAAASPAEVARASDIVQACVINTPALTEAMFGPAGIIEGGGADKIFLDHSTTIADKTRELAARLREKTGMRWVDAPVSGGPPAAETGELAIMVGGNDDDVIQVQPVLDTLGHNTHMGPLGTGQVTKMVNQVLVLNNFTLLAEAVTLAKNAGIDPAKVPEALKGGYADSPMFQRFFPRMIERDFDPAGYARQVLKDLDMVVDLAQQTNTPVPMSSQSAALYRVLIAKGHSELDATAILKIYDDQTL; encoded by the coding sequence ATGGGAAGTAAACCCAAACTCGGATTTCTTGGTCTTGGCCTGATGGGCTCACAAATGACCAAACGCCTGATCAAGAACGGCTATCAGGTCACCGGCTTCGATCCAGACCCCGACAAGATGATCGGGGCTGTGGCGAATGGCGTAATCGCCGCCGCATCCCCTGCCGAAGTGGCGCGGGCCAGCGATATCGTCCAAGCCTGCGTCATCAACACGCCGGCCCTGACCGAGGCCATGTTCGGACCGGCCGGTATCATTGAAGGTGGCGGTGCGGATAAAATCTTTCTCGATCACTCGACCACCATCGCTGATAAAACACGCGAACTGGCCGCTCGTTTAAGGGAAAAAACGGGTATGCGCTGGGTCGATGCACCGGTCTCGGGCGGACCGCCTGCTGCCGAAACGGGCGAGTTGGCAATCATGGTCGGAGGCAACGATGATGACGTAATTCAGGTCCAACCCGTGCTCGATACGCTGGGCCACAACACCCACATGGGGCCACTCGGCACAGGACAGGTGACCAAGATGGTCAATCAGGTTCTGGTGCTGAACAATTTCACACTCCTGGCGGAGGCTGTGACCTTGGCGAAAAATGCCGGGATCGATCCGGCCAAGGTGCCGGAGGCACTCAAGGGCGGCTATGCTGACAGCCCGATGTTCCAGCGATTTTTCCCACGCATGATTGAGCGTGACTTCGACCCGGCGGGTTACGCACGCCAGGTCCTGAAGGATCTCGACATGGTCGTCGACTTGGCCCAACAAACCAACACCCCGGTACCGATGTCCAGCCAATCGGCTGCGCTGTACCGTGTTCTGATAGCCAAGGGCCACAGTGAACTCGACGCCACCGCCATCCTCAAGATCTACGACGATCAGACGTTGTAG
- a CDS encoding 2-dehydropantoate 2-reductase produces the protein MSKHYQIAILGATYGSLLSTKLLLGGHDVTLVGLPDEVELINREGTRVRIPVKGQDQLLEIDSRVLSGELRALAPEAVAAVDYDLIVLAMQEPQYAQASIRALLEKVAHSETPCLSIMNMPPLPYLARIPGFPLEACRHCYTDASIWDAFDPALITLCSPDPQAYRPPDVALNVLQVGLPTNFKAARFDSEHHTAILRQLEADISTARYDTEHGPIEVPVKLKVHDSVFVPLAKWCMLLAGNYRCIQKENMRSIKEAVHNDLEESRRIYQLVMDLCMTLGAKEEDLVPFEKYAHAAKSLKNPSSAARALFSGAPNIERVDLLVQTIAAKQNRHDFAIDEIVEFVNHRLEINRHDD, from the coding sequence GTGAGTAAACACTACCAAATCGCGATTCTAGGTGCCACTTACGGATCGCTCCTTTCAACCAAGTTGTTGTTGGGCGGTCACGATGTCACCTTGGTAGGCCTGCCAGATGAAGTTGAACTGATCAACCGTGAAGGCACGCGGGTACGTATTCCCGTCAAAGGCCAAGACCAGCTACTTGAAATCGACTCACGAGTGCTATCTGGGGAGCTTAGGGCTCTCGCTCCGGAGGCGGTTGCGGCTGTTGACTACGACCTTATTGTGCTCGCCATGCAAGAGCCACAGTACGCACAGGCGAGCATCCGAGCGTTACTCGAGAAAGTCGCCCATAGCGAAACACCGTGCTTGTCCATCATGAATATGCCGCCGTTGCCTTATCTGGCTCGAATTCCAGGATTTCCGCTAGAAGCCTGCCGCCATTGTTACACTGACGCTTCGATATGGGACGCCTTCGATCCTGCTCTTATCACGCTGTGCAGTCCCGATCCCCAAGCCTATCGACCGCCTGATGTAGCACTGAACGTACTTCAAGTCGGTTTGCCGACTAATTTCAAAGCGGCGAGGTTTGATTCTGAACATCACACTGCCATTTTGCGACAACTTGAAGCTGATATCAGCACAGCCCGCTACGACACCGAGCATGGCCCAATAGAAGTACCTGTCAAATTAAAAGTTCACGATTCGGTCTTTGTGCCGCTGGCCAAGTGGTGCATGCTGTTGGCAGGAAACTATCGCTGCATCCAAAAGGAGAACATGCGGTCAATTAAGGAGGCCGTTCATAATGACCTTGAAGAGTCCAGGCGGATTTATCAGTTAGTTATGGATCTTTGTATGACTCTCGGCGCCAAGGAAGAGGATCTCGTGCCTTTTGAAAAGTACGCCCACGCGGCAAAGTCACTCAAAAACCCCTCATCTGCTGCCAGAGCACTATTTAGCGGCGCACCCAATATCGAACGGGTCGATCTCCTGGTTCAGACCATTGCAGCAAAACAAAACCGACACGATTTTGCTATCGACGAGATTGTGGAGTTCGTCAATCACCGTTTGGAAATCAATCGACACGATGACTAA
- a CDS encoding aminotransferase class III-fold pyridoxal phosphate-dependent enzyme: MKQQDILFRARQVMPGGGLGDFHPDVVIREGRGSRVWDEDGNEYIDYLIGSGPMILGHGHPEVLEAVAEQLSKGMTFFAQNAASIELAEEICKAVPCAEQVRYVSTGTEADMYAMRLARAFTHRDKIVKFEGGFHGMSAEAQMSLAPRSLADFPVAVADSAGIPESVRREVLIAPFNDAEFTRSLISKYADQIAGIIVEPFQRIIPPAPGFLETLREECSRYGIVLIFDEIVTGFRFSYGGAQSVYDVVPDLCTLGKIIGGGLPLAAIAGRSDIMAHFDKNKVGAGQSVMQVGTLSGNPLAVAAGLKTLEILQRPGQYEKLERTGQTLMQGFVRCLKAAGHSAQSIGHPTLFDVVFSSGSVENYREVLLGNKDKAAHFNSTLRKNRILKIPGKFYISLALTDDDIAKTLGIVEDAASALPN, translated from the coding sequence ATGAAGCAACAAGATATTCTTTTTCGTGCCCGCCAAGTCATGCCGGGTGGTGGATTGGGTGATTTTCATCCCGATGTTGTCATCCGAGAAGGTCGGGGGTCAAGAGTTTGGGATGAAGATGGTAACGAGTACATAGATTATTTGATTGGCTCTGGACCAATGATTCTTGGGCATGGACATCCAGAAGTCTTGGAAGCAGTTGCTGAGCAGCTTTCAAAGGGTATGACTTTCTTTGCTCAGAATGCGGCTAGCATCGAACTTGCAGAAGAAATTTGTAAAGCTGTTCCCTGCGCGGAACAAGTAAGATATGTTTCAACTGGCACCGAAGCTGACATGTACGCGATGCGCTTGGCCCGTGCTTTTACTCACCGAGACAAAATTGTGAAATTTGAAGGTGGGTTCCATGGTATGTCCGCAGAGGCCCAGATGAGTCTCGCGCCAAGAAGTCTGGCCGACTTTCCTGTAGCAGTAGCTGACTCAGCGGGTATTCCCGAATCTGTGCGACGTGAGGTGCTTATAGCGCCATTTAATGATGCTGAATTCACACGTTCGTTAATATCGAAATATGCTGACCAAATTGCCGGCATTATTGTCGAACCTTTCCAACGTATTATTCCACCGGCCCCTGGTTTTCTTGAGACTCTCCGCGAGGAGTGTTCACGGTATGGCATTGTTCTAATTTTCGACGAAATTGTGACCGGTTTTCGATTTTCTTACGGCGGTGCTCAATCGGTTTATGATGTAGTACCAGATTTATGTACTCTAGGGAAAATTATAGGGGGTGGTTTACCACTTGCGGCTATTGCTGGTCGGTCCGACATCATGGCACATTTCGATAAAAATAAAGTTGGTGCGGGTCAATCTGTTATGCAAGTTGGAACGCTAAGTGGTAATCCACTGGCTGTTGCTGCGGGGCTAAAAACTCTTGAAATTCTACAGCGCCCAGGCCAATACGAGAAACTAGAGAGAACAGGCCAAACTTTAATGCAAGGCTTTGTTCGTTGTTTAAAAGCGGCGGGCCATTCGGCCCAAAGCATAGGTCATCCTACATTATTCGACGTAGTGTTTTCCTCTGGATCTGTGGAGAATTATCGGGAGGTGTTGTTGGGAAACAAGGACAAAGCAGCTCATTTTAATTCCACTCTGAGGAAAAACAGAATCCTCAAAATTCCTGGGAAGTTCTACATATCTCTCGCGCTGACGGATGACGATATAGCTAAAACTTTGGGCATAGTAGAAGATGCAGCGAGTGCTTTGCCCAACTGA